The stretch of DNA AAAATAATTAAAAATTAAAAAAGATAAAATAAAATGATAAATAATAACTAAATTAAAAGATAAATGATAAAGTATAATAATAAATAGTCCATATAAAATAATCTTTTTTTGATAATATGCATCATAATGGTGAAAATAATGATATTGAGTGATAGAGATATTCTTGAATATGTAGAATCGGGTAAATTATTTATTGAACCATTTAATATGGATTTTGTTGGGCCGTGTTCTTATGATGTTACACTTGGAGATGAGTTTATCGTATATAACGATGAGGTTTATGATTTAAAGGAAAAGCTTAACCACGAAAAATTTAAAATAAAAAATTCAATAATGGTATGTCCACTATATCATAAATTAGATGATGATATAATAGATTATTATAAGGAAACATATAAAGTAGATACTGTGGTTGATGGAGGATTACTTGGAACTACAAATGAATATATAAAATTATCAAATGATGTATGTGCTCAGTATCAGGGTAGGAGTTCCTTTGGAAGGGTATTTTTACAATCTCATCAAACAGCAGGATGGATTGATGCCGGATTTATGGGGAAAATTACATTGGAGATTGTGGCTTATGATAAACCAGTAATACTCTATAAAAATCAAAGGATTGGACAGTTGATATTTACCAAAACACTTAGTCCTGCAAATGTAGGTTACTGTGATAGGGTGAGCTCTAAATATG from Methanothermococcus okinawensis IH1 encodes:
- the dcd gene encoding dCTP deaminase codes for the protein MILSDRDILEYVESGKLFIEPFNMDFVGPCSYDVTLGDEFIVYNDEVYDLKEKLNHEKFKIKNSIMVCPLYHKLDDDIIDYYKETYKVDTVVDGGLLGTTNEYIKLSNDVCAQYQGRSSFGRVFLQSHQTAGWIDAGFMGKITLEIVAYDKPVILYKNQRIGQLIFTKTLSPANVGYCDRVSSKYGGQDSVMPSLICKELNALKK